Sequence from the Bacteroides sp. genome:
AAGAGGTGAATGATAAGGATGGTCAGCACCGCCCCGGCAGGATAGGCTACCCCGTAACCGATGGATGCCAGGGGAGAGCCTGTAATGTCAATGGCTGCTGCCAGGCCAGGGGTGCTGGTCAGCGCTCCGTTGAACAAGCCAACCCCCAGAAAGGGGTGAATATCGTAAGTGTTACTCAACAGGTAACTAATCCCTGCAGCAAGGGAAACCAGTATCAGGCAAATCAGCATTAACTGCCTCCCAAATTTCTGGAAAGCGTCAAAAAAACCTGGCCCGGCCTGAATGCCAATGGTAAAGATAAAGAACAGCAGGCCGATGGTCTGAAAGGCAGGGGGGACAAGAAAGCCATAATGCCCCAGGATCAGCGCCACAAAAATAACCGCAGAAATGTCGAGCGAAAAGCCCCTGAACTTTACATTCCCCAGGATAATGCCCAAGGTAATGATCAGGAACAAAACAAAATACCCCTGGTAAAAAACCCCTGTCATAAGATGAACAATTCACTGAAATTAAGTGTTTTACTAAAATAAAACAATTACCTTTGCAAGCCGAATTTTTGAACCCTTTTGTTGATCCAAAGATAATGTTTAACCGATAAACCCAATCACTATACTATAATATTTTTAAGGATTAATGCTTTTCAGAACCCTCATCATTGCCCTCCTGCTTATCTTGGCCGATTTTTATGCTTACCGTGGTTTGCGCTCCCTGTTTTCGCACCATCGTCTGACCCCCTTCCGGAAATTTGTCTTGAAGGTCTGGTGGCTGATTGATTTGGCACTGGTGGCTTTTTCCATCTTCTGGATTGCTTACGTGCGGGGTGCACAAACTGAGGATTACATTACTTACCGCAGGTTTTATGTCCTGATCGGGGCCTTCCTCCTGGTGGTAATCCCCAAGATGAGCTTCTTCCTGTTTGTTTTCATGAATGATTTCAGGCTGTTGGGTGGACGAGTGTTCGATAAGGTCTTGCCATACAGGGCACGTTTCCTTCGCCCACTAAAAAATATGCGCCTTGGATTGCTGTTCCCCGTCCTGGGGCTGGTCTTTGCCGCCTATATGTTTTCGGTAACTGTCTATGGTTTCAGCTTTGGTCGGAAGAACTTTCAGGTGGAAGAAGTGGAGATATGGTTTGATGACCTTCCCGAAAGCTTTGACGGTTACCGGCTGGTGCAATTCTCTGATGCCCACCTTGGAAGCTTCACCCGCGAAGAGCGGGTGGCCGATGGACTGAAATTGATCAGCAGTTTGCAACCCGATCTCATTGTTTTCACGGGCGATCTGGTCAATAATGGTGCCCGTGAGGCCGAGAAGTTCATCCCAGTGTTCAGGAATCTGCAAGCACCAGATGGAGTTTATTCAATACTCGGAAACCACGATTTCGGCGACTACCGCACCTGGGGTACCATCGAGAAGAAAGACCCTGATACGCAACGCCTGGTTGAAGTGCAGACCCAAATGGGCTTCAGGGTGCTGCTCAACGAACACGTCTTCATTAAGCAAGGCAACGATTCCATTATGCTGGCCGGGGTGGAAAACTGGGGAATGCCGCCTTTTGAGCAGCACGGCGATCTGC
This genomic interval carries:
- a CDS encoding TrkA C-terminal domain-containing protein — encoded protein: MTGVFYQGYFVLFLIITLGIILGNVKFRGFSLDISAVIFVALILGHYGFLVPPAFQTIGLLFFIFTIGIQAGPGFFDAFQKFGRQLMLICLILVSLAAGISYLLSNTYDIHPFLGVGLFNGALTSTPGLAAAIDITGSPLASIGYGVAYPAGAVLTILIIHLLPVILRVDMRKEEKKYQDKVTEEFPLVINRNYVVENQNIHGKTLKEIKIGSMTQAVVSRVKHQNQAFTPNSGTRLFLGDIVKVVGTEAALHQVEFMIGKPSEEDISLA
- a CDS encoding metallophosphoesterase, giving the protein MLFRTLIIALLLILADFYAYRGLRSLFSHHRLTPFRKFVLKVWWLIDLALVAFSIFWIAYVRGAQTEDYITYRRFYVLIGAFLLVVIPKMSFFLFVFMNDFRLLGGRVFDKVLPYRARFLRPLKNMRLGLLFPVLGLVFAAYMFSVTVYGFSFGRKNFQVEEVEIWFDDLPESFDGYRLVQFSDAHLGSFTREERVADGLKLISSLQPDLIVFTGDLVNNGAREAEKFIPVFRNLQAPDGVYSILGNHDFGDYRTWGTIEKKDPDTQRLVEVQTQMGFRVLLNEHVFIKQGNDSIMLAGVENWGMPPFEQHGDLQKTLGESASFPFKILLSHDPSHWREQIIPATDVELTLSGHTHGMQFGISNQLINWSPVKYKYNEWSGLYSEGEQQLYVNRGFGFLSIPGRVGMPPEITLIVLRKGKALSPEV